A region of the Dreissena polymorpha isolate Duluth1 chromosome 6, UMN_Dpol_1.0, whole genome shotgun sequence genome:
AAACacttgttttattaatttcattctcATTTATTCCGGTTTACAATATTATCAGATGCTGCAAATGAGCTTTCTGGTTACCCTCGAGCACAAAAGTTGGTACCAAGCCTGAAATGAATTATGTTCTGTGGATATGGACCTCAAATTCAAAATTCAAAATCACAGATACGCATAGACAATAGTCATTTCATGCACATAACACATAACTATTGAGCCGTCCTCTAAATAAATGCAAAGTTTTGCTTCAGATTAGCCTTGAAGTCTgcataaacatgattttttttagaagagacttcctttaaacaaacaaatccataaaaaaggaaaatgtcCCTGATTGACCGTTGTAAACTGCAGTTTTCTCATTTATGATAAGCTTGTAAGTGACGACTTATTGTAATATACGAAAAACGAGTCAATTTAAGATGCTAAATTAAAACGCATAAACAATTCATGAACTGCTGAAAAATGTTTTGTATATGGTTAAGGAGAACAATTTTGCGTTTACAATAGTCCACGAATCTGTTAAGTAACAAATAGTATTTAATAAGTTATGGGAAAGGAGGTTGTTTCAgtgttatattatatttgttactTATTTGTTTTTACCATTTTTGCAATCGGATTATTATCCGCTTCACGTGCATGGTTTATTGCAACCTGCTTTTCAACCATATTATCATCCTACGAATTGTCGACAAGAAACGTGTGAATACATTCGTCATAACATCGTTTATGTCATTCATAGTCATTGAATGTTTAAGTCATTCaaattatacttcatataagaAAAACGGTTCAAACAATTTGCGCAGAAAATATAATTTGGAGCAAATTGTTCGTTTGATGACTTTTAAGATATCCGAAAACGAGTTGTCACATTCATATCACGATTTTCGTGTAAAAAAATGTCCCATCATTTTATCTATTTTGTTACACAAatattgtttctatttttttaCATTAGCCCCTAACGATGTGTAGCgccaaatatatttataaatcgaGAATAATGTATAATATTCTTTATATCATTTGAATTGAGTGTTACTTTTACTTTAGTTCCGTAAATCTTTTTCTGAATTTAACCAATACTTTCAGGTTTCGGAATAATTAATGGGTAGCAAACCAAAACGTATTGACATGTATCTGTGGcaataaacatatgtatatatgtaaatggcATGCCTGTATCTACTCAATATGTTAACGTgttcatttgttttcgttttgtATATGTCTTTAAATATTATGCCGCGTCAGtaattttctttcatatttgATGAATAAATTAGAAGCTTTGGATATTGATTAGCATTTAATCTTGTATTGCATTCAGTAAAGACATACTAGTACATAAAGTTAAGATATTGAACATTCAACTGTTGAAGTTGATAACAATAAGTATAATATTGTTGCGAAAATGAAAAACTGGATCTTGAAATCTTCTATCCAATTATGTTATGTGTACCCTCTTTTAAAGTGTACTGAAATAGTTCTTAAGTCAGCAAAAGTATAGAGCCGTGTTTATGCGCATGCGCTTTACATCATTTAACTagaaaaatggcgcggcagagtccgacgcgtatccccacgccgcataaatgttatattaataggaaattttgggtgggcaaggcctatgttggtggggcccctggatgggtaatgtggacatggatggtcgagatataccgtgttgtcataagagatgctcagtatttatttgaattaaattggTGAATAAAAGAAGAAGTTATgtcaaaacaaaattttgggtgggcgtggtctttGTATGCGGTCGccgcagggttggtaatggggccatgcaaaattgagattgaccgtattgtcataagagaagttcagtattaattagaagtgaatcggtgtagaaatgaacaaGTTAATGTAAAACAACCTAAAACaattgagtgaaaatctctgacccagcacaatcccaacccccataacttttgacccaggcgTCAGATCAAacttccaaatagtgcactgtcgcatatatgctcatagctaccatgtgtttaagtttcaaggctctagtgcttatagtgtaggaaaAGATATTGGCcagggcggacggacggacggacagacgacggagataaccacatattTCCCAGCTCTAATttggagcgtggggataatcaatgacaaataagaatcaTAGtaatgacagtactggtgtgacgatgcgtttgaaaaggatggatataaaagcatcaatttaagtttatcttcatCACCACAAATGTGTATGTGCGTACGAAAGTTTTGGGAACgaaaagaaatttgggtacgaaaatgttAGATACTAAAAAATTATGCCCcccaaaaatgtgggtacgaaataaGTTGgataggaaaaaaaattggtacgaaaaaaagtagGCAACgaaaaaaatatgtacgaaaaaaaattgggtgcgaaaaataattggttacgaaaaacaatttgggtacgaacgaAAATTAGGGTACGttcaaaatttgggtacgaaaacaaatttgagtacgaacggGGTACGGGGGTACCGGGAAATTGCGGTACAAAAAAAATGGCATATTGCGAGAAATCGTATTACAATCGGACAGGTTTCTTTTAATGCTCGCATTGTATTTTCGCAATTTCGCAACCCGCAATCGTGTTTTCGCGATATCTCAGCGTGATTTTATGCCatttaatacatgtaatgttaaatgatgtgcttttaaaatataatttataattatcatAATGATTATATTTGCGATTTTTGTTCTCTCCCATTCAATTACCAAAAACACAATAAATTGTGACATAGGGCAAGTATCAGcaaagacatccttcagagacgttgaTGGTGGATAGGCCAtacccttcgcaagcctgcatcaaagacgacaaggcaatctctcacatggaaccgccaagggaaaaggaagacggcggcctagaaacacctggcgccgtgacctggatgcagatgctaagcagatgggccaagcATGAGGACCACACATGCGTAAAGATACATATATGTGTGTGGTAAGGGATTAAATTGCTATCATTTTCTTGTGGATTGTCAATTcggatttttttcattattgatgATAAATGTAGAAGTTTGCGAAACTCTCTCCAACCGTCGGCTCGAATTCGCCGGTGAACATCTGTATCTGCGGTTGAAAAGAATATGAATGAGTGTAACTTGAGTTCTAATAAGTCGGCAATAGATCGATTAAGCTGTCAGCCAAGgtatgagttttaaaatggtagGTCTGTATTGAAGCACTCTGGAAGTGGATTGTGTTTACAAGTATAGCACCGCAAATGCTTAAGTATTAATTATGTTGCGTGCTCGTTTGCTTATTCGGCGTTCTTCGGAGTTCTGGGTATTACAGTTGAATTTGTTTGCAACTGTTTACGTACGTAAGAGTTATCACTATGTGCAGTTTATGACGTGTTACAGTAATTCATTCTATGTAAAACTTGTcaactattttaaatatatgtgttgaCTACTATGCGAGGTTAAATCGGTATCGATCTCAACATATTTTGCTTTTTGATTACAACTAGTTTCCGCTCTATGACGCATATCACTAAACATCTGTTGTGTTATTGGAGCAACTTCTGCAGTGCCCAAAACCGCCACTGCCATTAGGCCAACATCCCATACAAATGTCGTTTTTTATTGAACTTTTTCTATACATATTATTTCCTTAATAACACGGAAATTTTAGTGGATCATTGAATTGATCCGGCGATTGTTTCAATTGTTTCGCCTTATTTATATATACGACTCCGTATATCTAGGTAAATTACGCGGGGAATCTATGTATATACTTCGCCTGAGCAATTTGGAGATGGCTTTTTGGGTAAAAAATGATGTACCGTGTAACATGCATACACCCTTATTGTAATTAAGTGctttttattataacattttaatagaaAACAAATTGCTTGTAACttcaaattttatcaatcaatcaatttatACTACGCGTTCAAAACGCATTACTTCTATCTCCTCACGTACATGTAGGTCATGATTTCCGGAGCTAtaagaattaattatttaaatagtaaTATATTCAGTCATTGCAAAGCCATGTACACATTAACTGCGTTTTTATAAAAGCAAGAATAAAAAAGACGGTCGATATTATTGAGAATACGTTTATACACGGTTCCCGATTTAGTTTTTAACAAGACAGCCCCTTTTAAAATTGACCTTCGTGTGGAAAATTGTTCTGTAGTTTTTCGTTTCGGATAAATCAATTAGGATAACTGattaaattacacattttatttcaaagaagtTTTAACCGTATACATGTAATAACGATAATAGAGTTTTCTTAACCAatcatttgaattgttttcaaaataaaccaGCAAATGCATATGGCATCTTACTTGCTTTATGTTAATTATTGTACTGGTCGGTTAACACCTTTTTTAAATCTTGATATAATGCGTTGAAAACATGGCAGATACACTGACGCATGCTAGTGCAAATTTGTaagtatttattcatttataaacattcaaacgtgttaaatggaaacattataaatgtttaaatatgaaaCTCAGAAAACAGTAATAAAACGTCTAAACAATAGTCAGTCACGTTTCGTCAATGGTAGGATAAACCGTAGAGAATTTATACAACGCGGCAGTTAAATTAAGTACTTATGAAGTTGATTGTTCCTGTCAAAAGTGTCCATAAAGATGCTGTCGTAAAATCTGATCAGAAGGTCGAGCTCTAGTTTGAAGTACGAACGTTATAGGGATTGTTTTAAAATATCTCtgattttgtgttattattaaccagAACACAAGAAACCTTTTACGGAATTTTACATGAGTGTAAGTTTCTacgatttttatattttgtacaaaaatcATTTAAGCTAATTGAAAGTATAAACATACATGAAAAGAACTAACAAAATCCTTAGTTCCAGTTTCAGAACCGGTTTATTAAACAAGATTGAAACAAcagtttttatgtataatttcatGAACAGTAATACTAATTAAACAACGCTCCAAAgaacattattatacaaatacGTTTCATTGTTTCAGTTCCAACGACAATCCCTCTTCTTGATTCGTATTTTGTCAACTGGAGTTTATAATCTTCATTGAACTGTTATCTGCAATACAGTTATAAtctaacataatataatattatcattatCCGTTAACGGTGACCACTTTAAAATGGCTTTATATTAAGTGGTTATTTTTGTTCTtaccaatcaaatactatctctGAGGGCAAACAGTCGGCACATGGATGGAGCGTCTGTGAACGAAAAACTACACGTGTTTGAAGACATTGCGGATGATACTACATACACCCATTGGTTAGATTCAATGACATTGAAGGAGGATGCAGTACGTAAGCATATGGTGGGACCTGAGACACCAAACTACTGCTCGACGTGTACATGCTCACAATATAATGAGCGTCTGTACGTGGATTGCGCTGATAAAGGTCTCAAAAATGCATTCGATGATATTAGTCGAAAAACTGTTGACCTTAATTACACAAAGAATGATATTGTAAATGTGACCTATGGCAATTTTCGTGGCTTGACACTATTGAAAGTCCTGAAGctgtcttataataaaatacgGGAAATAGCCAAAGGTGCGTTTAGGGACCTTACAAATCTTACAGATTTATATATAGACAACAATTATATGGTTACGTTGCAAACAGGTATTCCGGAAGGAACATTAGATTCTTTGACAAATCTTCGTCTGCTTGTCATGCatggaaatgtgtatatatgcgAGGCTTCAAGGCTAAACGGGCGGACATTCCAGCGATTGAACAACTTAAAGTTTCTTGTCATCGACGGATTCAGACAGATGAAATTTGACGATCATTTTCTTAATACGCGTTTGTCCACCTTAATACTAATAGGCCCACCTTATGGATGTGCATTAAACGTTGTAGATTATGATATATTTGATGGTTTGCTGCATCTTGAAAATCTCTCCATGAGGGATTGTAACATATCATCCATTTCGCCGGTAGCTCTCGCACGTCTGAAATCATTGCGATACCTGGATATTTCACAGAATTATCAATTGGGAATGCAGCACGTGTTAGGTCCTGTTGCGACAGCTTTAATGGATAGTGatattaaaatactgaaaatgAACTTAGTTTCTAACCCTTATCAGGAAGTTAATAGATTAGATAATGAaaatttgttttacattaatcagcTAAATCTAACGGAATTGTATATGGATTCAAACTCTATTGAAATGATAGATTTTAACAATCcccttttttcaaaatattccaCTCTCAAAGTGTTGCGTTTAAAACGAAACTCTCTTTTTTATGGTTTATTTGTCGAATCACTTGTATGGAATAATCCTAGCATTGAAGTGCTAGATTTCGGAAATCAATTTCCgtttaacaatattatacattttccTGTAGAAAAACCCCGTCGCAGTACGATACGATATTTAAATGGTTCCACTTTAAACCTAAAGAAATTTATATTTACCGGCGCGAAATCTGTTGTTAAGATTTTAATGTTGGGGGACTCTGAAAATACTATAGAATATATTGACATTTCCTGTAATAATATCAACAACGAATTTGAACTGCCATCTTTATTGTTTTTGACGtttcttaaaatatcaaacaacTTTATTGAAAAATTGTCAGAATCAGTATTTAGAGCTACGCCATCTTTAAAATACCTGGAAATGCAAGATAATATCCTTGGTTTCGAATTAGGATCTGCCAAAGCAGTCAATATGTTTGTACATCTAAAACTTCTAGAAACCATTAATATGTCAAAAAATAGAATTTACAGTTTAACAAGTTCGCTGTTCTCTCAATGCGTCAGTTTACAGAAAATCGATCTTTCGGAAAATTACCTTGACATCTTTGAccttaatttacataatttaagaaATTTGTCAGTCCTGAATCTGAGAAATAATCGTCTTCAAACTTTATCTGAACCCGTTCGAGTATATCTGTCTGACATGACATCTGCACATGCAGTAATGGTTAACTTACAGGACAATAAATTGGCGTGTAATTGCGAAAACATCGAATTCTTGAGATGGCTGTTAAAAACAAACGTTTCTGTAACAGGAAAGCACTTTTATAATTGCTACTATAATAATGCTAGTAGATCTCGCATTGAGTCAAGTACAACTGATGCTCTAGTCACTCAGTGCTATACTTATTTATCCTTAATTACATCACTTACAGCTATTATCTCAGTCTTTGTCGTCATCAATATTTCGGGAATTATATTTAGGTACCGCTGGCATATTGTCTATTGGTACTACCATGTCGTGAAACGTCGAGATATTACTATGGATGCACCACACGACATGTTTCAGTATGATGCGTATTTAGCCTATGACGATCATGAGACCAGTTTAGTTGTAAGGACTATACACACAAAGCTTGAAGTTGAATCCAACCTGAGGCTGAATATTCGAGACCGCGACTTTCCACTTGGTGATATCAATGCTCTGAATATCGTCGAAGCAATCAGCTCGAGCAGAAAAACAATTTTGCTTCTAAGCAGACATTCTCTTAAGAACAAATGGTTTAggtttgaaataaacattgctaTCATTGAAGCCATTACCACGAATCGACCGGTTACTGTAATTGTGTATGTGGAAGATATTCCACTTCGCTTTCTACCGAAGGAAGTTAGTAAACTTCTGCAAGATTCACCGGTTTTAGATTTTCCAAAGGACACAGATGCTTCCCAAAACGCGTTTTGGAACAGTTTGAAAGACTGTATTAGCCGGTGACGTAAAAGTGAATATTTGTGTATACAAATGTTAATTGTATTTACAATAAACTGTACATACATTAAAGCACACATGTTTGGACATGGGGAATGTTTGTAGTCATATTGGTACTTGCAATTGTTTTGTCACtagtttgtgtgttttgtttacaAAGACAAAATTGTGTTGTATTATAATGGTTTTATTAGAATTTCAATCTGCATTATATCACTGATGTTATATTATGTTCCAATCAATTGACTAAATTTCAGACTAACTTATACATTATTGACAGCCTTGCAGTCACATTTTTCAAGAGACAACAGAATACGCACAAAACGTGTACATGGTGATTCTGATAACATAATTATTAGTGAATGTGCAATAACATTAGTATTAGTGAATGGGCAATATCCAAACACTTAATCATGGATGATAACTACATTGTATGTTCTAATTCTTATATTTTACGAGATCCCTGATCCTATAAGTGAGCTACCATATTACATGTAAGTGCATATGCGCTTTGAATATTCTTTTGTTTGCTTGACCAATACATTAAAGAATGTATCGATTATTACCTGGATTGTCCTGTTGATTATACagtgtttttatttgttcttCTTTTTGtagtttttatcaaatataactttttgtattatttatattattaaaaatttcattttttaatattccacatttttatttaaaatgacattgtatgattACTTATATAAGATTTGACagtgaaataaaaaaatcccatctTTTAATTTCTTTTATCTGATAATGTCTGAATTGATTGGTGGGGTCGATCGTTTAAGAGCAATGATTAACACATTTTACTTAATGTCaccaattaaaataacataatttgaaTGTGTTCTTGATATTTATTACCGTATATCGTTTCTATAATAGAATTTTGAccaataagtaaaaaaatattgaaattactTAAAACGTTTGTTTGCATAAAATAGTTTCTCGTCAGATTAATGAAGatattgacattttaaataatgtataatgtatgttaatgaatgaaaataattcggaaaaataataaattggtaTAAGATGGCCATACGTCAGtcatatgattatttttgtatgttCTACGTGATTTCGTGAAAAAGATCTTTTGATATAATCTTTTTACGGCCAACATCGAGCCTCAACAGTAGTGTTGCAatgcacttgaaataaaattgtttaacaaatatttaataacgtATAAAggtattttcaatttaaatttataaagacaGAAATGCAAATTTTTTTAGTTACCAAATATCATAACGTGTGTAATGTCTGGGTTTCGTTTTCCATTGGTTTTGAAACACACACAGATAAtacagtattttattttcatatgaaCTGTGACACACACAAATGTAATTGTATGAAATAATATGTTCAACTAACTATTCTTGTAAGATCATGTTACTAATTcaatatatctttaaacaaaac
Encoded here:
- the LOC127834636 gene encoding toll-like receptor 4, encoding MDGASVNEKLHVFEDIADDTTYTHWLDSMTLKEDAVRKHMVGPETPNYCSTCTCSQYNERLYVDCADKGLKNAFDDISRKTVDLNYTKNDIVNVTYGNFRGLTLLKVLKLSYNKIREIAKGAFRDLTNLTDLYIDNNYMVTLQTGIPEGTLDSLTNLRLLVMHGNVYICEASRLNGRTFQRLNNLKFLVIDGFRQMKFDDHFLNTRLSTLILIGPPYGCALNVVDYDIFDGLLHLENLSMRDCNISSISPVALARLKSLRYLDISQNYQLGMQHVLGPVATALMDSDIKILKMNLVSNPYQEVNRLDNENLFYINQLNLTELYMDSNSIEMIDFNNPLFSKYSTLKVLRLKRNSLFYGLFVESLVWNNPSIEVLDFGNQFPFNNIIHFPVEKPRRSTIRYLNGSTLNLKKFIFTGAKSVVKILMLGDSENTIEYIDISCNNINNEFELPSLLFLTFLKISNNFIEKLSESVFRATPSLKYLEMQDNILGFELGSAKAVNMFVHLKLLETINMSKNRIYSLTSSLFSQCVSLQKIDLSENYLDIFDLNLHNLRNLSVLNLRNNRLQTLSEPVRVYLSDMTSAHAVMVNLQDNKLACNCENIEFLRWLLKTNVSVTGKHFYNCYYNNASRSRIESSTTDALVTQCYTYLSLITSLTAIISVFVVINISGIIFRYRWHIVYWYYHVVKRRDITMDAPHDMFQYDAYLAYDDHETSLVVRTIHTKLEVESNLRLNIRDRDFPLGDINALNIVEAISSSRKTILLLSRHSLKNKWFRFEINIAIIEAITTNRPVTVIVYVEDIPLRFLPKEVSKLLQDSPVLDFPKDTDASQNAFWNSLKDCISR